The Bradyrhizobium diazoefficiens genome contains the following window.
CAGCCGCAACAGATCGACCTGCCGATGCAGCAGCCAGCCGACGCCGAAGGCGGCACCAAAACAGATCCAGGCCTGCGCATTGGTAATGAGCGACTGATCCGGCGTCCTCACCTCCATCGAATGGCCCCATCGCGGATCGAGACAGAACGCGATGCAGATTGGGATCGCCAGGACGAGTGGCGCCAGCGGATTGCGGATGATCCGTGCGAAGAGGCGGTCGATGAGCGTTCGCAAGGTGCCTGACGCATCGAGCCAGACGATCGCCCCGCGCAGCAGCAATATGGCGACATAGAGTTCCAGCAGAACGTAGAGAAACCAGAGATGGGTCAGGCGGAAATTCGGCAGTGGCGGCATCCAGCCGAACGCGCCGTGCGGCGGCCCACCATTCGGAAAGTTCGCCGCCCAGATGACAATCAGCGCGATCGGCACGTACACGAGCGGCCAGCCGATCACGAGCGGCAGGGCGATCCGCTGCAACCGGTCCTTGACGAAGCCCATGCTGCCTCGGCGATGAAAGCTCATGTGGGCGAAGAAGCCCGCCATCAGGAAGAAGGTCGTCATCCGGAAGACATGGATGGTGAAGGTCAGCAGGCCCAGCAGCAGGCTTGGGTGGGTGTCCTGGATGAGCCAGATCCGGGGCGCGATAGGCACGAACGACATGGCTGCGTGCAGGACGATGCCAAGCAGCAGCGCGATACCCCTCAGCGCATCGAGGGCGTGGAGTCGTTCCGATGCAGGCGCGGCGTCGGTCGAAGCAGACATGGGCGGGCTCATTCCGGCTGGCGTGAGGTTTCTCGCCGGACAGTCTGCCCCATCGGGGCGCGGCCCTCTCGCCCGATCCAAAAATCGGCTAGCCCATTTCTCGACGCGGCTCGCTGACGTCAGCCCCGTCGGGCCGGCTCAGCGCTTCGCGGCGGAATTCGGTCGGGGTGACGCCGGTCTCGGCCTTGAAGGCGCGATTGAAGGGGCCGATCGACTGGAAGCCCGCATCCATGGCGATGGTCAGCACCGGGACCTCCCCTTGCGTCGCGTCAGACAGCGCCAGCCTGGCGTCCTCGATGCGGTAGCGATTAAGAAACACATTGAAGTTCCGGTAGCCGAGGCCTTCGTTGATGGCCTGACGCAACCGGTGCTCGGGAACGTCGAGCCTCGCCGCGAGCGCCCCGATCGCAAGTCCTTCCTGCCGGTAGGTCCGCTCTACCGTCATCAGATGGTCGAGACGCCGCAGCAGGATGGGATCGATTTCGACCCGTTCCGCGGCCGCGCGGTCGGCGACCCGGGTCGGCCTCTCCGCTTCGCCTGATGCGATCGCGGCCGTGGCGTCGCCGACGGCCACCACCGGCGGACTGAGTAGGCCAAGGGCCGCTAGCATCGACATCACGAACAGGCTGAGCGCGGTCGGCAGACTGCCGGAAGCGCCGGGCGCCGCAACGGGAATATCGGCGAAGGCCGCGACGGCGACGAGTCCGATGGTCACGACATTGATGGTGAGCACCGCCAACCTCAGCCGGCGCCGCCGCATCACCAGATCCACGTGCCAGGTCTTGACCGTCTGGATCGCGGCGGCCAGCGCGAGCCCCAGGACAACCAACGTCAGGGCCTTACCGCCGGACTTCGCCAAAGCGGGCCATTGCGGCCAAGCGAGCGACACTGCAAATCCCCAAGCAACGACGGCCAGCCACACGGCGCCGTGCCAGCGCCTGAGCACGAAATCGTCGTCGAACGCTGCACGCGCCCATAACCAGAATAAGGCGGCGAGCGAGGACACAATCGGCATTGTCCACCACCAGGACGCTTTGGGAAAGAACGGGGCGGTCACGATCGCATAGAACATGCCTCCCGCGCACATCGCGATGCCCAGCAAAGCGTTCTGATTGGTGGCGCGACGCTGCAACGCCACGAGAGCGATCAACAGGAACACGCCGCTCGCCGCGCCGCGAAACCCGAGATCGATGGCCGTCAGCCCCATCCCATTCACACCCTGTCGTCTCCGTTCGAGAGCTCAATTTTCGCATCGCCTTCGCGCCTGCACAATCTAAACTTGCGCTTTTGGTCGCGGCGGCAACGATCATCGCAATTTGCCCGTTGATCCAGATCAACGCGGCAGCCGGCCTGATGCATCTAAAGTGCAGCAAGGCAACGGCCCGGATGCCGTCCCGATTCCCAAAATTTCAATGAGACCGAACATGTCGGCCCCTGACGACACGACTTCGCGCGTGCGCCGTAAGCGCATGGAGGTTTTTGCGTTCCTGTTCCTGACCGCAGTCGTGATGCCCGTCCTCGCGGTCGGAACGGTCGGCTCTTACGGCCTCGGCGTCTGTATCTACCAGATGTTCGCCGGCCCTCCCGGCCCGCCAACCTCCCCGCATTGATCTTCCCACAAGAGAAAGACAGGCATCATGGCTCAAGGCTCACTCAACAAAGCCACGCTCAACCGCCGTGCACTGATCACCGGCCGGGTGCTCAGCACCGACCGCATCGTGCCGCCCCCGGGTTGCGAGATCGCCAGCATCATCGTGCAGGCCCGCCCCGAGCGCCTCGCCGAACTGGAAGCCGCGATTGCCGCGCTGCCCGGCTGCGAGATTCACGGCCGCGACGCACGCGGAAAACTCGTCGTCGTGACCGAAGCGCCGGATGCGGGCAGCCTCGGCACCATGCTCAACACCATCCAGTCGCTGCCGGACGTCTATTCCGCAGCGCTGGTTTTCCACGCCATCGAAACCGCCTAAGGGCCGGGAGAGCCATCATGACATCGCCCAAGCTCGACCGCCGCCAGATGCTGAAGCTCGAGGCCGCCGCAATCGCGATGGCCGCCGCGGGCATGCCGCGGCCTTCGCTCGCCGCCAATCTCGTCGCCGAGCGCGAAGTGAGCGAACTGAAATGGGACAAGGCCGCCTGTCGCTTCTGCGGCACCGGCTGCTCGGTGATGGTCGCGATCAAGGACAACCGCGTCGTCGCGACCCACGGCGACATCAAGGCCGAGGTCAATCGCGGCCTCAACTGCGTCAAGGGCTACTTCCTCTCCAAGATCATGTACGGCCATGACCGCCTGACCCAGCCGATGCTGCGCAAGAGGAGCGGCAAGTACGACAAGAATGGCGAATTCACGCCTGTCACCTGGACCGAAGCCTTCGACATCATGGAGCTGAAGTGGAAGGAGGCGATGAAGAAGCGCGGGCCGAACGGCGTCGCCATGTTCGGCTCCGGCCAGTGGACGGTCTGGGAAGGCTATGCCGCCTCGAAACTATTCAAGGCCGGATTCCGCACCAACAACATCGACCCCAATGCGCGCCACTGCATGGCCTCGGCCGTTGCCGGCATGATGCGCACCTTCGGCATCGACGAGCCGCCCGGCTGCTACGACGACATCGAGGCGACAGACGCTTTCGTGCTGTGGGGCTCCAACATGGCGGAGATGCATCCGATCCTGTGGACGCGCGTGGCCGATCGCCGGCTGTCCGCGCCGCATGTCCGCGTCGCCGTGCTCTCGACCTTCGAGCACCGCTCGTTCGATCTCGCCGACATCGGCATGGTGTTCAAGCCGCAGACCGATCTCTATCTGCTTAACGCCATCGCCAACCACATCATCAAGACCGGCCGGGTCAACAAGGACTTCGTCGCCGCGCATACAGTGTTCAGGCGCGGCCAGACCGACATTGGTTATGGCCTGCGGCCCGAGCACCCGCTGCAGAAGAAGGCGACGGGCGCTGCGAAGGCCAACGACTCCACCGACATGAGCTATGACGAGTACGTCAAGTTCGTCTCGGAGTACACGCTGGAGAAGGCGGCGGAGATGTCCGGCGTGCCGCTCAATCGCCTGGAGGCGCTGGCCGACCTCTATGCGGACCCCAAGACAAAAGTGGTCTCGTTCTGGACCATGGGCTTCAACCAGCACACCCGCGGCGTCTGGTGCAACAACCTCGTCTACAACATCCATCTTCTGACCGGAAAGATCTCCTCGCCCGGCAACAGCCCGTTCTCGCTCACCGGCCAGCCCTCCGCCTGCGGCACCGCGCGCGAGGTCGGCACCTTCTCGCACCGCCTGCCCGCCGACATGGTCGTCACCAACAAGGCGCATCGCGACAAGGCCGAGCATATCTGGAAGCTGCCCGAGGGCACCATTCCCGACAAGCCCGGCGCTCACGCCGTGCTGCAAAGCCGGATGCTGAAGGACGGCCTGATCAACGCCTATTGGGTGCAGGTCAACAACAACCTCCAGGCCGGCGCAAATTCCAACGAGGAGACCTATCCCGGCTTCCGCAACCCCGACAATTTCATCGTGGTCTCGGACGCCTATCCCTCGGTGACGGCGCTTGCGGCCGATCTCATCCTGCCGACCGCGATGTGGGTGGAGAAGGAAGGTGCTTACGGCAATGCCGAGCGGCGCACGCAGTTCTGGCATCAAATGGTGTCCGCCCCCGGCGAGGCGAAGTCCGATCTCTGGCAGCTCATGGAGTTCTCGAAGCGCTTTGGGATCGAGGACGTCTGGCCGGAGGAGCTGATCGCCAAGCAGCCCGAGGTTCGCGGCAAGACGCTGTTCGACGTGCTCTACAAGAACGGCCAGGTCGACAAATTCCCGATCTCCGACATCGAGCCAGGCTACCTCAACGACGAATCCAAAGCGTTCGGATTCTACGTGCACAAGGGCCTGTTCGAGGAATACGCGACCTTCGGCCGCGGCCACGGCCACGACCTCGCACCCTTCGAGAGCTATCACCGCGAGCGCGGGCTGCGCTGGCCCGTGGTGAACGGTCAGGAGACGCGCTGGCGTTTCCGCGAGGGCAGTGACCCCTACGTCAAGCAAGGTGCCGAGGTGCAGTTCTACGGCTATCCCGACGGCAAGGCGCGCATCTTCGCGCTGCCTTTCGAGCCGGCGGCGGAATCGCCCGACAGCGACTATCCGTTCTGGCTCTCGACCGGCCGCGTGCTGGAGCACTGGCATTCCGGCACCATGACGCGTCGCGTGCCCGAGCTCTACAAGGCGTTCCCCGAGGCCGTCTGCTTCATGCATCCCGACGACGCACAGGAAGCGAAACTCCGGCGCGGCGACGAGGTGAAAATCGTCTCGCGCCGCGGCTTCATCCGCGTCCGGGTCGAGACGCGCGGCCGCGACCGGCCGCCGCGCGGCCTGGTGTTCGTGCCGTGGTTCGACGAATCCAAGCTGATCAACAAGGTGACGCTGGACGCCACCGATCCGATCTCGCTGCAAACCGACTTCAAGAAATGCGCCGTGCGCATCGAGCGGGTGGGCCTGTCATGACCAGACGATTTGGAATTGTGCTGCTCGCCTGTGCGATCGCCGCGGGTGCGAGTTCGCTCGCCGCGCAGACCGTGACGTCCGGCCTGCGCGGCCCGACCCCGCTCAATGACGAGGGCCCGGCGCCGCCGATGCTGCCGAACCGCAATACCTCCGAGCGGGAGGTGCGCAACTATCCGGAGCAGCCGCCGGTGATCCCGCATACCATCGACGGCTACCAGATCGACCTCAACGGCAACAAATGCCTGTCCTGCCACGCGCGCTCGCGCATCTCCGAATCGCAAGCGCCGATGGTCTCGATCACGCATTTCATGGACCGCGACGGCCAGTTCCTGGCTTCGATTTCGCCGCGGCGGTTCTTCTGCACGGAATGCCACGTGCCGCAGAACACCGCCACGCCGCCGGTCAGCAACGATTTCACCGACATCGACACGCTGCTCTCGCGCGCAAGCCCAGGTGGCCGGCGATGACGACGACCGCCGACGAACCGAAAGCCAAGCGCGGCATTGTCCCGCGCTGCCGGGACTTCGCGCTCGAGCTCTGGCAAGTGCTGATCCGGCCGAGCTCCGTCTTCGCGCTCGGCACGCTCGTGCTCGCGGGCTTCGTGGCAGGCGTCATCTTCTGGGGCGGCTTCAACACCGCGCTGGAATTGACCAACACCGAGAAATTCTGCACCGGCTGTCACGAGATGCGCGAAAACGTCTTCGCCGAGCTGAAGTCGACGATCCATTTCAGCAACCGCTCCGGCGTGCGCGCGACCTGCCCCGACTGCCACGTCCCGCACAAATGGACCGACAAGATCGCGCGCAAGATGCAGGCCTCCAAGGAGGTCTGGGGCAAGATCTTCGGCACGATCGACACACGGGAAAAATTTAGGGATCACCGGCTCGAGCTGGCGGCGCATGAATGGGCACGGTTCAAGGCCAATGATTCGCTGGAATGCCGCAACTGCCACAGCGCCGATTCCATGGACATCACCAAACAGTCGCCGCGGGCCTCGGTCGCTCACCAGCGTTTCCTGTTCACGGGCGAAAAGACCTGTATCGACTGCCACAAGGGCATCGCCCACCATCTGCCGGACATGCGCGGCGTTCCCGGCTGGCAATAGGGCCGAAGGCAGACGGATTTGCCCCGCTTGAACCAGCGGGGCGAATGGTTAGTTTTGAGGGATGGCGAATCGCCTCGCTTCGCACCTCTCAAGACAGACATGGCCACTTTCACCCCGCATCAGGATGCCGCGCTCAAGGCCGTCGGCGATTGGCTCAAAGCCAAGCCCGGACGCAACGGCACGCCGCCGATCTTCCGCCTGTTCGGCTTTGCCGGCACCGGCAAGACCACGCTGGCGCGGCACATCGCCGACGGCGTCGACGGCGAGGTGAAATTCGCCGCCTTCACCGGCAAGGCCGCGCTGGTGATGCGCAACAAGGGTTGTGATGAGGCCTCCACCATCCATTCGCTGATCTACCGCGCCCGCGAATCCGGCGAGGAGCAGCCGAGCTTTGAATTGTGGGACGACGCGCCGGCGTCGAAGGCCAAGCTGATAGTGATCGACGAATGCTCGATGGTTGACGCCGAGCTCGGCCGCGACCTGATGTCGTTCGACTGCCCGCTGCTGGTGCTCGGCGATCCCGCGCAGCTCCCGCCGATCCAGGGCGGCGGCTTCTTCACCAACACCGAGCCCGACGCGATGCTGACCGAGGTGCACCGCCAGGCCCAGGACGACCCCATCGTGCGGATGTCGATGGACGTGCGCGAGGGCCGCGAGCTCGACATCGGCCGCTACGGCGAGAGCGAGGTGGTGTCGCGGAAAGAGCTCGATCCCGACCGCGTCATGGCCGCCGACCAGGTGCTGGTCGGCCGCAACAACACGCGACGCGCGTACAACATGCGGGTGCGCCAGCGGCAGAACATCGAGGATGTTTTTCCGGTCGCCGGCGACAAGCTGGTCTGCCTGCGCAACAACCGCAAGAAGGGCCTGTTCAACGGCGGCCTGTGGCGCGTGAAATCGCGCAACACCTCGCGCTCGAAATCGCGCATCCTCAGCATGCGGCTCTCGCCGGACGAGGATCTCGGCCACAAGGTGACGAAGGTGTCGGTGCGCGCCGATTGCTTCGAGGGCGGCGTCGAGGCGATCGCCTGGGAGCAGCGCAAGCCCTATGACGAGTTCGACTACGGCTATGTGCTGACCGTGCACAAATCGCAGGGCTCGCAATGGGACGACGTCGTGCTGTTCGATGAGAGCTTTGCGTTTCAGGAGAGCCGCGCGAGGTGGCTGTACACCGGCATCACGCGCGCGGCGAAGCGGTTGAGCATCGTGGTGTAGTGCTGTGCTGCGTAGGGTGGGTTAGCGAAGCGTAACCCACCTCTTGTCTCAATGCTGGCTGCAGAAGTGGTGGGTTACGCTAACGGATCGCGCTTCGCGCGGCCGTGAGCTAACCCACCCTACGAAGCCTCACTTCCCCACCACGAAATAAAAATCCTCGCGTCCCGGCGGCGAGCCGTAGGTGAACGGCTGCTGCTCGTGTTTGGTCGCGGACCAGACGTCGTCGCGGACGATGTCGAACAGCTTTCGAAGCTCGACGCGCGGCTCCTTGATCTCGCGGGCGAGCGCCGTCGAGAGCGGGCTGTCGGCACCGTTGTCGCCGTCGATCGCGGTCTCGCCGTGCTTGGCGGCGTAGACCACCATGAAGCCGGCACCGGGCTCGATGTTGGAAAAGCCCTTGTCGACCAGTTTCAGCGACAAAGTGTGCTGCATCGTCGGCGCGAACGGATTGTCGCGGCAGGCATCCAGTATCACCAGCCGTACTTTTCGTGCAGCGCCGACGGCGGCGATCACCTGCTCCAGTGCAACCGCCTGCGCCTCGGCGTCCCTGTCGGCGGCAAGCTTGGCGTCGACGGGAACGAGATAGTTCACCCCGCCGATCTCGAAGCCGTGGCCGGCGTAATAGACCACCGCCCAGTCGGCCTTCTCCGCCTCATCCGCGAAGGTCTTCAGCGCGTCGAAGAACTTGTCGCGGGTCAAATCGCTGACCGATATCACGGTCTGGAAACCGACATCGTGCAGCACGCTCGCGATCAATTTCGCATCCCGCGGCGGATTGGGCAAAGCGTGGACGTTCTTGTAAGCGCCGTTGCCGATCACCAGCGCGACGCGGCGGCCCGTGGGCGCGCCCCCCAGCGTTTGCGGCGTCAGCGCGGCGAGCCGCTGCTGTGCGACGGCGCGGGCACGCGCGACGTCGATCTCGTCGAACTTCGTGAGCGAGTACGCCGCCGCGCGATAGTCGGCGCGGGCTTGAGCGAGATCTTTCTTGCGCTCGTAGATCTGGCCGCGGCCGGAATGGGCGCGGATATTGTTCGGATTGAGCTGGATAGCGGTGGTGTAGTCCTTCAGCGCGGCGTCGAGATCGCCCTTCATCATGCTGACGTCAGCGCGATTGTTGAGCGCGTAAACGTTCCTGGGCTGCTTCTCGATCAGGCCGTTGCAGTCGGCGAAAGCCAAATCGTACTTGCCCATCATACCGTAGGTGATGCAGCGGTTGCCGGGGATCTGCTGCGCGGTCGGATCGATCTTCTCGGCCTCCGCGAAATCGGCGATCGCGCCGTCATAATCCTTCATCAGCGTGCGCACGCGGGCGCGATTGGTCCAGCCGAGCACGAATTTGGGCGTGAATTTGATCGACAGGCTGAAATCGTCGAGCGCACTTTGCAGCGCGCCCCGGCGCAGCTGGATGACGCCGCGATTGTTGTAGGGAACGCCATAGGTCGGACGCTTCTGGAGCGCGAGATTGTAGTCGGCCAACGCGAGGTCGTCCTGGCCGGTGCGCTCATAGGCGAGGCCGCGCAAGTTGAGCGTGACGACATTGTCGGGATCGAGACCCGCGGCCGTGGACAAGGTCTCGATCGCGTGGACGTAGTCGCGCTTGTTGATCATCGTATTGCCGCGCACGGTGAGCGCGACCGCCTTGTCCTTGCCGGTGACCCGGTCGGCGTTGAGCAGAGTCTCGCAAGCCCCCGCACGTGCCTGCAGGTCCGCCTGGCGGTCGCGGCAGGTGGCGAGGTCGTCGCCGGCTTGCGGCTCGGCCGCGGCGATCGCGACGCCGGAGACGAGCATGACT
Protein-coding sequences here:
- a CDS encoding acyltransferase family protein; the protein is MSASTDAAPASERLHALDALRGIALLLGIVLHAAMSFVPIAPRIWLIQDTHPSLLLGLLTFTIHVFRMTTFFLMAGFFAHMSFHRRGSMGFVKDRLQRIALPLVIGWPLVYVPIALIVIWAANFPNGGPPHGAFGWMPPLPNFRLTHLWFLYVLLELYVAILLLRGAIVWLDASGTLRTLIDRLFARIIRNPLAPLVLAIPICIAFCLDPRWGHSMEVRTPDQSLITNAQAWICFGAAFGVGWLLHRQVDLLRLIERRWLPHLVLAVGLILICFVLAGVMLSAPGAPKLPYSFATLRLVSAILYAPAIWITTFAAIGLALRFMSGFSPAWRYLADASYWLYLIHLPIVMALQVALSQLDWPGLIKFAVILVVALPPMLASYHLLVRFTFIGAVLNGRRAEKRVLPHGGIATA
- a CDS encoding AraC family transcriptional regulator, yielding MGLTAIDLGFRGAASGVFLLIALVALQRRATNQNALLGIAMCAGGMFYAIVTAPFFPKASWWWTMPIVSSLAALFWLWARAAFDDDFVLRRWHGAVWLAVVAWGFAVSLAWPQWPALAKSGGKALTLVVLGLALAAAIQTVKTWHVDLVMRRRRLRLAVLTINVVTIGLVAVAAFADIPVAAPGASGSLPTALSLFVMSMLAALGLLSPPVVAVGDATAAIASGEAERPTRVADRAAAERVEIDPILLRRLDHLMTVERTYRQEGLAIGALAARLDVPEHRLRQAINEGLGYRNFNVFLNRYRIEDARLALSDATQGEVPVLTIAMDAGFQSIGPFNRAFKAETGVTPTEFRREALSRPDGADVSEPRREMG
- the napE gene encoding periplasmic nitrate reductase, NapE protein, yielding MSAPDDTTSRVRRKRMEVFAFLFLTAVVMPVLAVGTVGSYGLGVCIYQMFAGPPGPPTSPH
- a CDS encoding chaperone NapD, whose protein sequence is MAQGSLNKATLNRRALITGRVLSTDRIVPPPGCEIASIIVQARPERLAELEAAIAALPGCEIHGRDARGKLVVVTEAPDAGSLGTMLNTIQSLPDVYSAALVFHAIETA
- the napA gene encoding nitrate reductase catalytic subunit NapA, whose amino-acid sequence is MTSPKLDRRQMLKLEAAAIAMAAAGMPRPSLAANLVAEREVSELKWDKAACRFCGTGCSVMVAIKDNRVVATHGDIKAEVNRGLNCVKGYFLSKIMYGHDRLTQPMLRKRSGKYDKNGEFTPVTWTEAFDIMELKWKEAMKKRGPNGVAMFGSGQWTVWEGYAASKLFKAGFRTNNIDPNARHCMASAVAGMMRTFGIDEPPGCYDDIEATDAFVLWGSNMAEMHPILWTRVADRRLSAPHVRVAVLSTFEHRSFDLADIGMVFKPQTDLYLLNAIANHIIKTGRVNKDFVAAHTVFRRGQTDIGYGLRPEHPLQKKATGAAKANDSTDMSYDEYVKFVSEYTLEKAAEMSGVPLNRLEALADLYADPKTKVVSFWTMGFNQHTRGVWCNNLVYNIHLLTGKISSPGNSPFSLTGQPSACGTAREVGTFSHRLPADMVVTNKAHRDKAEHIWKLPEGTIPDKPGAHAVLQSRMLKDGLINAYWVQVNNNLQAGANSNEETYPGFRNPDNFIVVSDAYPSVTALAADLILPTAMWVEKEGAYGNAERRTQFWHQMVSAPGEAKSDLWQLMEFSKRFGIEDVWPEELIAKQPEVRGKTLFDVLYKNGQVDKFPISDIEPGYLNDESKAFGFYVHKGLFEEYATFGRGHGHDLAPFESYHRERGLRWPVVNGQETRWRFREGSDPYVKQGAEVQFYGYPDGKARIFALPFEPAAESPDSDYPFWLSTGRVLEHWHSGTMTRRVPELYKAFPEAVCFMHPDDAQEAKLRRGDEVKIVSRRGFIRVRVETRGRDRPPRGLVFVPWFDESKLINKVTLDATDPISLQTDFKKCAVRIERVGLS
- a CDS encoding nitrate reductase cytochrome c-type subunit gives rise to the protein MTRRFGIVLLACAIAAGASSLAAQTVTSGLRGPTPLNDEGPAPPMLPNRNTSEREVRNYPEQPPVIPHTIDGYQIDLNGNKCLSCHARSRISESQAPMVSITHFMDRDGQFLASISPRRFFCTECHVPQNTATPPVSNDFTDIDTLLSRASPGGRR
- a CDS encoding NapC/NirT family cytochrome c, with protein sequence MTTTADEPKAKRGIVPRCRDFALELWQVLIRPSSVFALGTLVLAGFVAGVIFWGGFNTALELTNTEKFCTGCHEMRENVFAELKSTIHFSNRSGVRATCPDCHVPHKWTDKIARKMQASKEVWGKIFGTIDTREKFRDHRLELAAHEWARFKANDSLECRNCHSADSMDITKQSPRASVAHQRFLFTGEKTCIDCHKGIAHHLPDMRGVPGWQ
- a CDS encoding ATP-dependent RecD-like DNA helicase, giving the protein MATFTPHQDAALKAVGDWLKAKPGRNGTPPIFRLFGFAGTGKTTLARHIADGVDGEVKFAAFTGKAALVMRNKGCDEASTIHSLIYRARESGEEQPSFELWDDAPASKAKLIVIDECSMVDAELGRDLMSFDCPLLVLGDPAQLPPIQGGGFFTNTEPDAMLTEVHRQAQDDPIVRMSMDVREGRELDIGRYGESEVVSRKELDPDRVMAADQVLVGRNNTRRAYNMRVRQRQNIEDVFPVAGDKLVCLRNNRKKGLFNGGLWRVKSRNTSRSKSRILSMRLSPDEDLGHKVTKVSVRADCFEGGVEAIAWEQRKPYDEFDYGYVLTVHKSQGSQWDDVVLFDESFAFQESRARWLYTGITRAAKRLSIVV
- a CDS encoding caspase family protein, with translation MLRVVPLISVMLVSGVAIAAAEPQAGDDLATCRDRQADLQARAGACETLLNADRVTGKDKAVALTVRGNTMINKRDYVHAIETLSTAAGLDPDNVVTLNLRGLAYERTGQDDLALADYNLALQKRPTYGVPYNNRGVIQLRRGALQSALDDFSLSIKFTPKFVLGWTNRARVRTLMKDYDGAIADFAEAEKIDPTAQQIPGNRCITYGMMGKYDLAFADCNGLIEKQPRNVYALNNRADVSMMKGDLDAALKDYTTAIQLNPNNIRAHSGRGQIYERKKDLAQARADYRAAAYSLTKFDEIDVARARAVAQQRLAALTPQTLGGAPTGRRVALVIGNGAYKNVHALPNPPRDAKLIASVLHDVGFQTVISVSDLTRDKFFDALKTFADEAEKADWAVVYYAGHGFEIGGVNYLVPVDAKLAADRDAEAQAVALEQVIAAVGAARKVRLVILDACRDNPFAPTMQHTLSLKLVDKGFSNIEPGAGFMVVYAAKHGETAIDGDNGADSPLSTALAREIKEPRVELRKLFDIVRDDVWSATKHEQQPFTYGSPPGREDFYFVVGK